A portion of the Moraxella ovis genome contains these proteins:
- a CDS encoding DUF1852 domain-containing protein, producing the protein MTAQFQCRVHTQRFDENYEPASSTRLTTNFANLARGENRKQNLQNAIRMINNRFNDLATWDNPTNDRYSVLIDIVSIDIDVAGKGEFFSGLEWLKTSVVDHKTGKTIDGIIGNSFSSFVRDYDFSVLLREYNKDKPEFSVPEGYGDLHGKLFKFMVASEEYKAQSKKPPVLCLSVATTRTYHRTTNTHPILGVEYVQNDYSLTDEYFAKMGLKVRYFMPPKSVAPYAFYFDENADLLNDYTNLELISTIATMEAFQRIYRPEIYSANSVAGQVYKGSLTYEDYAVPKVDYDRVERNDLAVKQGKLAEEQFIKPYKEILDAWLAEK; encoded by the coding sequence CCACCAACTTTGCTAACCTAGCTCGTGGCGAAAACCGCAAACAAAACCTACAAAACGCCATTAGAATGATTAACAACCGTTTTAATGATTTGGCGACTTGGGACAACCCAACCAACGACCGCTATTCGGTGCTGATTGACATTGTGTCTATTGACATTGACGTGGCAGGCAAGGGCGAATTTTTCTCAGGATTAGAATGGTTAAAAACGTCCGTCGTTGACCACAAAACAGGCAAAACCATTGACGGCATCATCGGCAACAGCTTTTCATCGTTTGTCCGTGATTATGATTTTAGCGTGCTACTTCGTGAGTACAACAAGGACAAGCCTGAATTTAGTGTGCCAGAAGGCTATGGCGATTTGCATGGCAAATTGTTCAAATTCATGGTTGCGTCCGAAGAGTACAAAGCCCAATCCAAAAAACCGCCCGTACTGTGCCTAAGCGTTGCAACCACTCGCACCTACCACAGAACGACCAATACGCACCCGATTTTGGGCGTGGAATATGTGCAAAACGACTATTCATTAACCGATGAATATTTTGCCAAAATGGGCTTAAAAGTGCGTTACTTTATGCCACCAAAATCGGTTGCTCCGTATGCGTTTTATTTTGATGAAAATGCTGATTTGTTGAACGATTACACCAACTTAGAGCTCATCAGCACCATTGCGACCATGGAAGCGTTCCAGCGTATCTATCGCCCAGAGATTTATAGTGCCAACTCGGTTGCAGGACAGGTGTACAAGGGTAGTCTAACTTATGAAGACTATGCCGTGCCGAAAGTGGATTATGACCGTGTGGAGCGTAACGATTTGGCGGTAAAACAAGGCAAACTTGCCGAAGAGCAATTTATCAAGCCGTATAAAGAGATTTTGGATGCTTGGCTTGCCGAAAAATAA
- a CDS encoding methionine synthase, which translates to MSKILLPTSTAGSLPKPSWLAEPEKLWSEWKFEGDELRQAKQDALLVSLAEQTRAGIDIVSDGEQTRQHFVTTFIEHLDGVDFNKRETVRIRNRYDASVPSVVGDVSRPKSVFVDDAKFLRQHTDKLIKWALPGPMTMIDTLYDGHYKSREKLAWEFAKILNEEAKELEAAGVDIIQFDEPAFNVFFDELNDWGVATLERATSGLKCQTAVHICYGYGIKANTDWKQTLGNEWRQYEESFPKLQQSKIDIISLECQNSRVPMDLIELIRGKTVMVGAIDVATNEVETPEQVADTLRKALQFVDADKLYPSTNCGMAPLSRTVARGKLHALSEGAKIIRNELAGK; encoded by the coding sequence ATGAGCAAAATTTTACTTCCCACTTCCACCGCAGGCAGTTTGCCAAAACCATCTTGGCTTGCCGAACCCGAAAAACTGTGGTCAGAATGGAAATTTGAAGGCGATGAGCTACGCCAAGCCAAGCAAGACGCACTACTTGTATCGCTTGCCGAGCAGACCCGTGCAGGCATTGATATCGTTAGCGATGGTGAGCAGACTCGTCAGCACTTTGTAACCACGTTTATTGAGCATTTGGACGGCGTAGATTTTAACAAGCGTGAAACCGTCCGCATTCGTAACCGCTACGATGCTAGTGTGCCTAGCGTGGTAGGCGATGTGTCTCGCCCAAAATCGGTGTTTGTGGACGATGCCAAATTTTTGCGTCAGCATACCGACAAGCTCATCAAATGGGCTCTGCCTGGCCCGATGACGATGATTGATACCTTGTATGACGGGCATTACAAGAGCCGTGAAAAATTGGCGTGGGAATTTGCCAAAATCCTAAATGAAGAAGCAAAAGAGCTAGAAGCGGCAGGCGTGGATATTATTCAGTTTGATGAGCCTGCGTTTAATGTGTTTTTTGATGAGCTAAACGATTGGGGCGTGGCAACTTTGGAGCGTGCCACCTCTGGGCTAAAATGCCAAACAGCGGTACATATCTGCTACGGCTATGGCATTAAGGCGAATACCGATTGGAAGCAAACGCTTGGCAACGAATGGCGACAATACGAAGAGAGTTTCCCAAAACTGCAACAATCCAAAATTGACATCATCTCACTAGAATGCCAAAATTCTCGTGTGCCAATGGATTTGATTGAGCTGATTCGTGGCAAAACGGTCATGGTTGGGGCGATTGACGTGGCGACCAATGAGGTTGAAACACCTGAGCAAGTGGCGGATACTTTGCGTAAAGCCTTGCAATTTGTGGATGCGGATAAACTCTACCCAAGCACCAACTGCGGTATGGCTCCACTATCTCGTACGGTTGCTCGTGGTAAGTTGCACGCTCTTAGCGAAGGGGCGAAAATTATCCGTAACGAGTTGGCAGGTAAATAA